A section of the Venturia canescens isolate UGA chromosome 11, ASM1945775v1, whole genome shotgun sequence genome encodes:
- the Rbcn-3B gene encoding WD repeat-containing protein 7 isoform X10, translating into MTAGPSLVVPIVLWGRIAPTHCISCVYLSRDQKTLVTGCYDGQICLWQVDSETLEMTPRCLLVGHTAPVLCLSRASVATEQNYIVSSSESGEMCTWDLVDGKCREAVKLNNIHTQMLPYVSAGGEDVRLFCSGYYPEVLVMDPFSLEVLFTLSSRVNPDWISALHVLRPAKRKGRFYVHTNDVVLALTTTGTVKVWTLLGHENRNSEPLYEHESKQIRCLNALALTCCPYNQRTVLIVCSKYWQIFDAGDFSVLCSVTSPPSERWMAGDFLAADRVILWSDEGHGYLYKLPANKLKGKALSSSVADNTSFHTPSAECDQPYLYCTLTQPGDKPLSCPPAMRLVTVQRQNKTVKYLLRGDSEGVIILWTVPDITSQQLSQISQKDKSLAPPALAPSIKTSLTAAWESMKPSPVGILDQLDSGDAHGSKLTACIYLPQQSRLVVGREDGSIIIVPATQTVMLQLLHGNHQHYDDWPPHQVLLGHSGRVNCLLYPHGAAPRYDRTHLVSGSVDFAVCLWDLYAGTLIHRFCVHAGEITQLMVPPDNCSPRIQKCVCSVASDHSVTLLSLAERKCVVLASRHLFPVVTIKWRPLDDFMIVGCSDGAVYVWQMETGHLDRVLHGIIAEEVLYACDENSIGSSSGMGGGGTAGGELGLANPAVHFFRGLRHRNLSAIRHATQRGLHQLQQLHGGHGNEHGNQIKARGTPLMIQGFRSNPKDPESHILFFDIEALIGEGWSSNDSMRNSLKRNGAFNEPNATMEIAQLLLSLLHAWGMDPDLDRVCEAKLGLLRPMVPVSFGVLSKGGYMSLLLPTWQTRLEPAEEPATQLEQRLPVELVRQDKLTKAFTARAHWELSTTLTSNHLLAVVALANTLMSMNNATFVPEQERNRKMHRPGNRGAVAAGVVGVNWNKAEEESEEIFTVQQAQIKQGWSLLATLHCVLLPDKVAAQGGSKTFKRPQVEMMARRWQHQCLEVREAAQALLLAELGRMGPKGRKSLVDNWSQYLPMYSTQEPIAPQAQNHSPPSASPVPAGVGGEAPAPGNPEDEDEEEELAEEMSMTRKPSSVAELKRKQNTAVVLLGVIGAEFGQDVATGTGGNSSSGNRSRESEQQLQQQQQQRRKSSVAEGFAIGNNNLARHTSMALTHLLHAPHSPKLPMHTSLRRAAIDLIGRGFTVWEPYLDVSKVLLGLLEMCCDADKLVPSMTYGLPLTPQADSCRTARHALTLIATARPAAFITTMAREVARFNTLQQNAQTLNVNLGTSVLARAKPEILRIVEQLIDKMQSEMSDLLVEVMDIILHCLDPGHLKTKPLNEVFPAVCRFNQVSHCPATRRIAVGGRGGQLALYELRGNVKCQTVAAHQAPVTALAFSPEGKFLVSYSCSENKLCFWQQTSSGMFGLGNSQTRCVKSYSTAPINDVARLNPMRLARLIWINNRTVTLMLADGSETRFNV; encoded by the exons ATGACAGCTGGGCCGAGTCTGGTAGTGCCGATAGTGCTTTGGGGCAGGATAGCACCCACTCACTGCATTTCGTGCGTTTATTTATCGCGAGATCAGAAGACTTTGGTGACAGGTTGTTACGACGGTCAAATATGTTTGTGGCAAGTGGATTCGGAGACGCTGGAG ATGACCCCCCGCTGTCTTTTGGTTGGACACACAGCGCCGGTTTTGTGTCTGAGCAGAGCGAGTGTTGCGACAGAGCAAAATTACATAGTCAGCAGCAGCGAAAGCGGAGAAATGTGCACTTGGGATCTCGTAGATGGAAAATGCAGAGAAGCCGTCAAGCTCAACAATATTCATACACAGATGCTGCCCTATGTGTCAGCCGGCGGTGAAGATGTCAGATTATTCTGTTCCGG ATATTATCCAGAAGTTCTCGTCATGGATCCTTTCAGTTTAGAGGTGCTGTTTACGCTGAGCTCACGTGTCAATCCGGACTGGATAAGCGCGCTGCACGTTCTGAGACCGGCCAAACGGAAAGGTCGGTTCTACGTGCACACAA atGACGTTGTTCTCGCCTTAACGACCACCGGCACCGTCAAAGTCTGGACGCTCCTCGGCCACGAGAATCGAAACAGCGAACCCCTCTACGAGCACGAGAGCAAACAAATCAGGTGTCTCAACGCCCTCGCCCTGACCTGCTGCCCCTACAACCAGCGAACGGTTCTCATTGTTTGCTCCAAATATTGGCAG ATTTTCGACGCTGGGGACTTTTCGGTGTTGTGTTCAGTGACATCGCCTCCAAGCGAGCGATGGATGGCCGGCGATTTTTTGGCAGCAGACCGTGTGATACTTTGGAGCGACGAGGGGCATGGATATCTTTACAAATTGCCAGCCAA CAAGCTGAAGGGCAAGGCTCTCAGCAG TAGCGTGGCCGACAACACGAGTTTTCACACGCCCTCGGCCGAATGCGACCAACCCTACTTGTACTGCACGCTGACCCAGCCCGGAGACAAG CCATTGTCATGTCCTCCGGCGATGAGGCTCGTGACGGTTCAGCGTCAAAACAAAACCGTGAAATACTTGCTGCGGGGGGACAGCGAAGGCGTGATAATATTATGGACGGTGCCCGACATAACGAGCCAGCAACTGTCGCAAATAAGTCAAAAGGACAAAAGTTTGGCGCCGCCGGCGTTGGCTCCGAGCATCAAAACGAGTCTGACAGCGGCATGGGAGTCGATGAAGCCTTCACCTGTTGGCATCCTCGATCAACTCGACTCCGGTGATGCTCATGGATCCAAGTTGACCGCGTGCATTTATTTGCCTCAGCAGAGTCGTCTCGTTGTCGGCAGAGAGGATGGCAGTATTATTATCGTCCCGGCCACTCAAACGGTCATGCTGCAACTTTTGCACGGGAATCATCAACACTACGACG attGGCCTCCGCATCAAGTTCTCCTGGGACATTCGGGTCGTGTCAATTGCCTTTTGTATCCTCACGGAGCCGCTCCTCGGTACGATCGCACTCACCTCGTCTCCGGATCCGTGGATTTCGCCGTTTGCCTCTGGGATCTTTACGCCGGCACTCTGATTCACCGGTTTTGTGTTCATGCCGGCGAAATCACTCAGCTCATGGTCCCGCCTGATAACTGCAGC ccTCGGATACAAAAATGCGTTTGCAGCGTCGCCTCTGATCACAGCGTCACGCTCCTGTCCCTCGCAGAACGAAAATGCGTCGTCTTGGCGTCCCGCCACTTGTTCCCGGTGGTTACCATCAAGTGGAGACCCCTCGACGATTTCATGATCGTCGGCTGCTCGGACGGTGCTGTCTACGTTTGGCAAATGGAAACTGGCCACTTGGATCGGGTTTTGCACG GCATCATCGCTGAGGAAGTGCTTTACGCCTGTGATGAAAACAGCATCGGGTCCAGCAGCGGAATGGGCGGCGGGGGCACAGCTGGCGGTGAACTCGGACTCGCCAATCCTGCGGTTCACTTTTTCAG GGGTCTGAGACACAGGAATTTGTCAGCAATACGTCACGCGACCCAACGAGGACTCCATCAGTTGCAGCAGCTGCACGGAGGGCACGGTAACGAGCACGGGAACCAGATAAAGGCGCGAGGGACGCCGCTGATGATTCAGGGCTTCAGGAGCAACCCGAAGGACCCGGAAAGCcacattttgtttttcgacaTCGAAGCATTGATAG GTGAAGGATGGAGCAGCAACGACTCCATGAGAAACAGCCTCAAACGTAACGGAGCTTTCAACGAACCTAACGCTACCATGGAAATCGCCCAACTCCTACTCAGCCTCCTCCATGCCTGGGGCATGGATCCCGATCTCGACAGAGTCTGCGAAGCCAAACTCGGCCTGTTGAGGCCCATGGTGCCCGTTTCGTTCGGAGTTTTGTCCAAGGGTG GTTACATGTCGCTGTTGCTGCCAACGTGGCAGACGCGATTGGAGCCTGCGGAGGAGCCAGCGACGCAATTGGAGCAGCGATTGCCGGTCGAGTTGGTGAGGCAGGACAAACTGACGAAAGCGTTCACGGCCCGAGCGCACTGGGAATTGTCGACGACGCTGACGAGCAATCACCTGCTGGCGGTGGTCGCACTCGCGAATACTTTGATGTCGATGAACAACGCGACGTTTGTCCCGGAGCAGGAAAGAAATCGGAAAATGCACAGACCGGGAAATCGCGGGGCTGTTGCGGCCGGCGTTGTCGGTGTCAATTGGAACAAAGCGGAGGAAGAGAGCGAAGAAATATTCACCGTGCAACAGGCTCAGATCAAACAAGGATGGTCCCTGCTTGCCACGCTTCACTGCGTTCTTCTACCCGACAAAGTCGCCGCTCAGGGCGGATCGAAAACTTTCAAACGCCCTCAAGTCGAAATGATGGCGCGCCGGTGGCAACACCAGTGCCTCGAG GTTCGAGAGGCCGCTCAAGCGTTGTTGCTCGCAGAATTGGGTCGCATGGGTCCCAAGGGTCGTAAGTCCCTCGTCGACAACTGGTCGCAGTACCTGCCGATGTACAGTACGCAAGAGCCGATAGCGCCGCAGGCTCAGAATCACAGTCCTCCATCGGCGAGCCCGGTCCCAGCGGGGGTCGGAGGGGAGGCCCCGGCGCCCGGGAACCcagaggacgaggacgaggaggagGAACTCGCGGAAGAGATGAGCATGACGCGAAAGCCTTCGAGCGTGGCCGAGCTCAAGAGGAAGCAAAATACCGCGGTGGTGCTTCTCGGCGTGATCGGTGCCGAGTTCGGCCAGGACGTTGCGACCGGAACCGGCGGGAATTCCTCCAGCGGGAACCGCAGCCGGGAAAGCGAGCAGCAGctccagcagcagcaacagcagagGAGAAAAAGTTCGGTCGCCGAGGGATTCGCCATTGGGAACAACAACCTCGCTCGACACACGAGCATGGCCCTCACTCATCTCCTGCACGCCCCGCACTCCCCCAAACTCCCGATGCACACGTCCCTCCGGAGAGCCGCGATCGACCTCATCGGCAGGGGCTTCACCGTCTGGGAACCTTATTTGGACGTCTCGAAGGTCCTTCTGGGACTGTTGGAGATGTGCTGTGACGCTGACAAACTCGTGCCCAGCATGACGTACGGTTTGCCGCTCACACCACAGGCCGACAGTTGCAGAACGGCGAGACACGCCCTCACTCTCATCGCGACCGCCAGACCTGCCGCTTTCATCACGACCATGGCACGCGAAGTCGCCAGATTCAACACCCTCCAACAAAACGCTCAAACGCTCAACGTCAATCTCGGCACCAGCGTCCTCGCCAGAGCCAAACCAGAAATTCTCAGGATCGTCGAACAGCTCATCGACAAAATGCAGAGCGAAATGAGCGATCTTCTAGTCGAG GTCATGGACATTATTCTTCACTGCCTTGATCCTGGACATTTGAAGACGAAACCTTTGAACGAAGTTTTTCCTGCGGTGTGCAGATTCAATCAG GTCAGTCATTGTCCGGCGACTCGGAGGATAGCGGTGGGTGGCCGAGGCGGTCAGTTGGCGTTGTACGAGCTTCGTGGCAACGTCAAATGTCAAACGGTTGCGGCGCATCAAGCCCCAGTAACGGCGTTGGCGTTTTCACCGGAGGGAAAGTTTCTCGTTAGTTATTCGTGCTCGGAGAATAAATTGTGTTTCTGGCAG
- the Rbcn-3B gene encoding WD repeat-containing protein 7 isoform X6, protein MTAGPSLVVPIVLWGRIAPTHCISCVYLSRDQKTLVTGCYDGQICLWQVDSETLEMTPRCLLVGHTAPVLCLSRASVATEQNYIVSSSESGEMCTWDLVDGKCREAVKLNNIHTQMLPYVSAGGEDVRLFCSGYYPEVLVMDPFSLEVLFTLSSRVNPDWISALHVLRPAKRKGRFYVHTNDVVLALTTTGTVKVWTLLGHENRNSEPLYEHESKQIRCLNALALTCCPYNQRTVLIVCSKYWQIFDAGDFSVLCSVTSPPSERWMAGDFLAADRVILWSDEGHGYLYKLPANSVADNTSFHTPSAECDQPYLYCTLTQPGDKPLSCPPAMRLVTVQRQNKTVKYLLRGDSEGVIILWTVPDITSQQLSQISQKDKSLAPPALAPSIKTSLTAAWESMKPSPVGILDQLDSGDAHGSKLTACIYLPQQSRLVVGREDGSIIIVPATQTVMLQLLHGNHQHYDDWPPHQVLLGHSGRVNCLLYPHGAAPRYDRTHLVSGSVDFAVCLWDLYAGTLIHRFCVHAGEITQLMVPPDNCSPRIQKCVCSVASDHSVTLLSLAERKCVVLASRHLFPVVTIKWRPLDDFMIVGCSDGAVYVWQMETGHLDRVLHGIIAEEVLYACDENSIGSSSGMGGGGTAGGELGLANPAVHFFRGLRHRNLSAIRHATQRGLHQLQQLHGGHGNEHGNQIKARGTPLMIQGFRSNPKDPESHILFFDIEALIVQLLSDEYGSMSPGSLEAQGLISASEYQKVAALTQSASPDAHKKIADFFGRVKDKAGDVERILKEKDRHGILAKMKEGAENVHTKLQAKAESVGLKPSNLDGKGEGWSSNDSMRNSLKRNGAFNEPNATMEIAQLLLSLLHAWGMDPDLDRVCEAKLGLLRPMVPVSFGVLSKGGYMSLLLPTWQTRLEPAEEPATQLEQRLPVELVRQDKLTKAFTARAHWELSTTLTSNHLLAVVALANTLMSMNNATFVPEQERNRKMHRPGNRGAVAAGVVGVNWNKAEEESEEIFTVQQAQIKQGWSLLATLHCVLLPDKVAAQGGSKTFKRPQVEMMARRWQHQCLEVREAAQALLLAELGRMGPKGRKSLVDNWSQYLPMYSTQEPIAPQAQNHSPPSASPVPAGVGGEAPAPGNPEDEDEEEELAEEMSMTRKPSSVAELKRKQNTAVVLLGVIGAEFGQDVATGTGGNSSSGNRSRESEQQLQQQQQQRRKSSVAEGFAIGNNNLARHTSMALTHLLHAPHSPKLPMHTSLRRAAIDLIGRGFTVWEPYLDVSKVLLGLLEMCCDADKLVPSMTYGLPLTPQADSCRTARHALTLIATARPAAFITTMAREVARFNTLQQNAQTLNVNLGTSVLARAKPEILRIVEQLIDKMQSEMSDLLVEVMDIILHCLDPGHLKTKPLNEVFPAVCRFNQVSHCPATRRIAVGGRGGQLALYELRGNVKCQTVAAHQAPVTALAFSPEGKFLVSYSCSENKLCFWQQTSSGMFGLGNSQTRCVKSYSTAPINDVARLNPMRLARLIWINNRTVTLMLADGSETRFNV, encoded by the exons ATGACAGCTGGGCCGAGTCTGGTAGTGCCGATAGTGCTTTGGGGCAGGATAGCACCCACTCACTGCATTTCGTGCGTTTATTTATCGCGAGATCAGAAGACTTTGGTGACAGGTTGTTACGACGGTCAAATATGTTTGTGGCAAGTGGATTCGGAGACGCTGGAG ATGACCCCCCGCTGTCTTTTGGTTGGACACACAGCGCCGGTTTTGTGTCTGAGCAGAGCGAGTGTTGCGACAGAGCAAAATTACATAGTCAGCAGCAGCGAAAGCGGAGAAATGTGCACTTGGGATCTCGTAGATGGAAAATGCAGAGAAGCCGTCAAGCTCAACAATATTCATACACAGATGCTGCCCTATGTGTCAGCCGGCGGTGAAGATGTCAGATTATTCTGTTCCGG ATATTATCCAGAAGTTCTCGTCATGGATCCTTTCAGTTTAGAGGTGCTGTTTACGCTGAGCTCACGTGTCAATCCGGACTGGATAAGCGCGCTGCACGTTCTGAGACCGGCCAAACGGAAAGGTCGGTTCTACGTGCACACAA atGACGTTGTTCTCGCCTTAACGACCACCGGCACCGTCAAAGTCTGGACGCTCCTCGGCCACGAGAATCGAAACAGCGAACCCCTCTACGAGCACGAGAGCAAACAAATCAGGTGTCTCAACGCCCTCGCCCTGACCTGCTGCCCCTACAACCAGCGAACGGTTCTCATTGTTTGCTCCAAATATTGGCAG ATTTTCGACGCTGGGGACTTTTCGGTGTTGTGTTCAGTGACATCGCCTCCAAGCGAGCGATGGATGGCCGGCGATTTTTTGGCAGCAGACCGTGTGATACTTTGGAGCGACGAGGGGCATGGATATCTTTACAAATTGCCAGCCAA TAGCGTGGCCGACAACACGAGTTTTCACACGCCCTCGGCCGAATGCGACCAACCCTACTTGTACTGCACGCTGACCCAGCCCGGAGACAAG CCATTGTCATGTCCTCCGGCGATGAGGCTCGTGACGGTTCAGCGTCAAAACAAAACCGTGAAATACTTGCTGCGGGGGGACAGCGAAGGCGTGATAATATTATGGACGGTGCCCGACATAACGAGCCAGCAACTGTCGCAAATAAGTCAAAAGGACAAAAGTTTGGCGCCGCCGGCGTTGGCTCCGAGCATCAAAACGAGTCTGACAGCGGCATGGGAGTCGATGAAGCCTTCACCTGTTGGCATCCTCGATCAACTCGACTCCGGTGATGCTCATGGATCCAAGTTGACCGCGTGCATTTATTTGCCTCAGCAGAGTCGTCTCGTTGTCGGCAGAGAGGATGGCAGTATTATTATCGTCCCGGCCACTCAAACGGTCATGCTGCAACTTTTGCACGGGAATCATCAACACTACGACG attGGCCTCCGCATCAAGTTCTCCTGGGACATTCGGGTCGTGTCAATTGCCTTTTGTATCCTCACGGAGCCGCTCCTCGGTACGATCGCACTCACCTCGTCTCCGGATCCGTGGATTTCGCCGTTTGCCTCTGGGATCTTTACGCCGGCACTCTGATTCACCGGTTTTGTGTTCATGCCGGCGAAATCACTCAGCTCATGGTCCCGCCTGATAACTGCAGC ccTCGGATACAAAAATGCGTTTGCAGCGTCGCCTCTGATCACAGCGTCACGCTCCTGTCCCTCGCAGAACGAAAATGCGTCGTCTTGGCGTCCCGCCACTTGTTCCCGGTGGTTACCATCAAGTGGAGACCCCTCGACGATTTCATGATCGTCGGCTGCTCGGACGGTGCTGTCTACGTTTGGCAAATGGAAACTGGCCACTTGGATCGGGTTTTGCACG GCATCATCGCTGAGGAAGTGCTTTACGCCTGTGATGAAAACAGCATCGGGTCCAGCAGCGGAATGGGCGGCGGGGGCACAGCTGGCGGTGAACTCGGACTCGCCAATCCTGCGGTTCACTTTTTCAG GGGTCTGAGACACAGGAATTTGTCAGCAATACGTCACGCGACCCAACGAGGACTCCATCAGTTGCAGCAGCTGCACGGAGGGCACGGTAACGAGCACGGGAACCAGATAAAGGCGCGAGGGACGCCGCTGATGATTCAGGGCTTCAGGAGCAACCCGAAGGACCCGGAAAGCcacattttgtttttcgacaTCGAAGCATTGATAG TACAATTATTGAGCGACGAGTACGGCTCGATGTCACCCGGATCCCTGGAGGCTCAGGGCCTCATTTCCGCATCCGAGTATCAAAAAGTCGCGGCTCTGACGCAATCGGCCAGTCCCGACGCTCATAAAAAAATCGCAG ACTTTTTCGGTCGCGTCAAGGATAAAGCTGGCGACGTTGAGAGAATTCTCAAGGAGAAAGATCGTCACG GTATTTTGGCAAAAATGAAGGAGGGTGCGGAAAATGTGCACACAAAGTTGCAGGCGAAGGCGGAGAGCGTTGGCCTCAAGCCGTCGAATCTTGACGGCAAAG GTGAAGGATGGAGCAGCAACGACTCCATGAGAAACAGCCTCAAACGTAACGGAGCTTTCAACGAACCTAACGCTACCATGGAAATCGCCCAACTCCTACTCAGCCTCCTCCATGCCTGGGGCATGGATCCCGATCTCGACAGAGTCTGCGAAGCCAAACTCGGCCTGTTGAGGCCCATGGTGCCCGTTTCGTTCGGAGTTTTGTCCAAGGGTG GTTACATGTCGCTGTTGCTGCCAACGTGGCAGACGCGATTGGAGCCTGCGGAGGAGCCAGCGACGCAATTGGAGCAGCGATTGCCGGTCGAGTTGGTGAGGCAGGACAAACTGACGAAAGCGTTCACGGCCCGAGCGCACTGGGAATTGTCGACGACGCTGACGAGCAATCACCTGCTGGCGGTGGTCGCACTCGCGAATACTTTGATGTCGATGAACAACGCGACGTTTGTCCCGGAGCAGGAAAGAAATCGGAAAATGCACAGACCGGGAAATCGCGGGGCTGTTGCGGCCGGCGTTGTCGGTGTCAATTGGAACAAAGCGGAGGAAGAGAGCGAAGAAATATTCACCGTGCAACAGGCTCAGATCAAACAAGGATGGTCCCTGCTTGCCACGCTTCACTGCGTTCTTCTACCCGACAAAGTCGCCGCTCAGGGCGGATCGAAAACTTTCAAACGCCCTCAAGTCGAAATGATGGCGCGCCGGTGGCAACACCAGTGCCTCGAG GTTCGAGAGGCCGCTCAAGCGTTGTTGCTCGCAGAATTGGGTCGCATGGGTCCCAAGGGTCGTAAGTCCCTCGTCGACAACTGGTCGCAGTACCTGCCGATGTACAGTACGCAAGAGCCGATAGCGCCGCAGGCTCAGAATCACAGTCCTCCATCGGCGAGCCCGGTCCCAGCGGGGGTCGGAGGGGAGGCCCCGGCGCCCGGGAACCcagaggacgaggacgaggaggagGAACTCGCGGAAGAGATGAGCATGACGCGAAAGCCTTCGAGCGTGGCCGAGCTCAAGAGGAAGCAAAATACCGCGGTGGTGCTTCTCGGCGTGATCGGTGCCGAGTTCGGCCAGGACGTTGCGACCGGAACCGGCGGGAATTCCTCCAGCGGGAACCGCAGCCGGGAAAGCGAGCAGCAGctccagcagcagcaacagcagagGAGAAAAAGTTCGGTCGCCGAGGGATTCGCCATTGGGAACAACAACCTCGCTCGACACACGAGCATGGCCCTCACTCATCTCCTGCACGCCCCGCACTCCCCCAAACTCCCGATGCACACGTCCCTCCGGAGAGCCGCGATCGACCTCATCGGCAGGGGCTTCACCGTCTGGGAACCTTATTTGGACGTCTCGAAGGTCCTTCTGGGACTGTTGGAGATGTGCTGTGACGCTGACAAACTCGTGCCCAGCATGACGTACGGTTTGCCGCTCACACCACAGGCCGACAGTTGCAGAACGGCGAGACACGCCCTCACTCTCATCGCGACCGCCAGACCTGCCGCTTTCATCACGACCATGGCACGCGAAGTCGCCAGATTCAACACCCTCCAACAAAACGCTCAAACGCTCAACGTCAATCTCGGCACCAGCGTCCTCGCCAGAGCCAAACCAGAAATTCTCAGGATCGTCGAACAGCTCATCGACAAAATGCAGAGCGAAATGAGCGATCTTCTAGTCGAG GTCATGGACATTATTCTTCACTGCCTTGATCCTGGACATTTGAAGACGAAACCTTTGAACGAAGTTTTTCCTGCGGTGTGCAGATTCAATCAG GTCAGTCATTGTCCGGCGACTCGGAGGATAGCGGTGGGTGGCCGAGGCGGTCAGTTGGCGTTGTACGAGCTTCGTGGCAACGTCAAATGTCAAACGGTTGCGGCGCATCAAGCCCCAGTAACGGCGTTGGCGTTTTCACCGGAGGGAAAGTTTCTCGTTAGTTATTCGTGCTCGGAGAATAAATTGTGTTTCTGGCAG